A genomic region of Mycobacterium sp. Aquia_213 contains the following coding sequences:
- a CDS encoding DUF6474 family protein, which yields MGLFRKRKTRATRRAEARAIKARAKLEAKLAAKNQARRFRADRRAADKVLKAQLKSQRDTDRTALKVAETELKAAREGKVLSPTRIRRVLTVSRLLAPILTPLIYRAAMAARALIDQRRADQLGIPLAQIGQFSGHGAQLSARIAGSEKSLRMVLDKKPKDAETKQFVAAISERLTDLSAAVTAAENMPAARRRAAHSAISSQLDGIEADLMARLGLT from the coding sequence ATGGGCCTGTTTCGCAAGCGAAAGACCCGCGCTACGCGTCGTGCCGAGGCCCGCGCGATCAAGGCCCGCGCCAAGCTGGAAGCCAAGCTCGCCGCCAAGAACCAGGCGCGCCGGTTCAGGGCCGATCGACGCGCGGCCGACAAGGTCCTCAAGGCGCAGCTCAAATCGCAACGCGACACCGACCGCACGGCGTTGAAAGTCGCCGAGACCGAGCTCAAGGCGGCGCGCGAGGGCAAGGTGTTGTCGCCGACGCGGATCCGGCGGGTGTTGACGGTGTCGCGACTGCTGGCACCGATCCTGACGCCGCTGATCTACCGGGCCGCGATGGCCGCTCGCGCGCTGATCGACCAGCGTCGCGCGGATCAACTCGGGATCCCGTTGGCGCAGATAGGCCAGTTCTCCGGGCATGGCGCCCAGCTGTCGGCGCGGATCGCCGGCTCGGAAAAGTCCCTGCGAATGGTGCTGGACAAGAAGCCCAAGGACGCCGAGACCAAGCAGTTCGTGGCAGCCATCTCCGAGCGGCTCACCGATTTGTCGGCGGCCGTCACCGCCGCGGAGAACATGCCGGCCGCGCGCCGTCGCGCGGCGCACTCGGCGATCTCATCGCAACTCGACGGCATCGAAGCAGATCTGATGGCTCGGCTCGGATTGACCTGA
- the rraA gene encoding ribonuclease E activity regulator RraA, whose translation MSVSFEATADLVDRIGPDVRSCDLQFRQFGGRTEFAGPISTVRCFQDNALLKSVLSQPGAGGVLVIDGAGSLHSALVGDLIAELARSNGWAGLVINGAVRDAAALRGIDIGIKALGTNPRKSGKSGVGERDVEVSLGGVAFTPGEIAYSDDDGIVVVSA comes from the coding sequence ATGAGCGTGTCGTTCGAGGCAACCGCCGATCTCGTCGACCGCATCGGGCCCGACGTACGCAGCTGTGATCTTCAGTTCCGCCAGTTCGGCGGCCGTACCGAATTCGCCGGACCGATCAGCACCGTGCGTTGTTTTCAGGACAACGCGCTGCTGAAATCCGTACTGTCACAACCGGGTGCGGGCGGAGTGCTGGTGATCGACGGCGCCGGCTCGCTGCACAGCGCGCTGGTCGGCGACCTGATCGCCGAACTCGCCCGCTCCAACGGCTGGGCCGGGCTCGTCATCAACGGCGCGGTGCGTGACGCCGCCGCATTGCGCGGCATCGACATCGGCATCAAGGCGCTGGGCACCAATCCCCGCAAGAGCGGCAAGAGCGGCGTCGGCGAGCGCGACGTGGAGGTCAGCCTCGGCGGCGTGGCGTTCACGCCCGGAGAGATCGCTTACAGCGACGACGACGGCATCGTCGTCGTTAGCGCCTAA
- a CDS encoding TetR/AcrR family transcriptional regulator: MTTAGQTRALRGRRSLRPSGDDREQAILATAERLLEDRSLADISVDDLAKGAGISRPTFYFYFKSKEAVLLSLLEPVIARADSEFDGAVMRLPTDPRRVWRNGIKAFFTEFSTHRAVARTATEAMATSSELRTVWSGFMQKWIDQTAAMITAERERGAAPDTIPAADLATSLNQMNERTMMAALSAETPAVEVERVVDTLTHIWLSSIYGESG, translated from the coding sequence GTGACGACTGCCGGCCAGACTCGCGCCCTGCGCGGCCGCCGCTCCCTGCGCCCGTCGGGCGATGACCGTGAGCAGGCGATCCTGGCGACCGCCGAGCGGTTGCTCGAAGACCGTTCGCTGGCCGACATTTCGGTCGATGACCTGGCCAAAGGCGCTGGCATCTCGCGTCCGACGTTCTACTTCTATTTCAAGTCCAAAGAAGCCGTGCTGCTGTCGCTGCTCGAGCCGGTGATCGCGCGCGCCGACTCCGAGTTCGACGGTGCGGTGATGCGGCTTCCGACCGACCCGCGCCGGGTATGGCGCAACGGCATCAAAGCGTTCTTCACCGAATTCAGCACGCACCGTGCCGTGGCCCGGACCGCGACCGAGGCGATGGCCACCAGCTCGGAGCTGCGGACGGTGTGGTCGGGGTTCATGCAGAAATGGATCGACCAAACGGCCGCGATGATCACCGCCGAGCGGGAACGCGGCGCCGCCCCGGACACCATCCCGGCCGCGGACCTGGCGACATCGCTGAACCAGATGAACGAACGCACGATGATGGCCGCGCTGTCCGCCGAGACACCGGCGGTGGAGGTGGAGCGAGTCGTCGACACCCTCACCCACATCTGGCTCAGCAGCATCTACGGCGAATCCGGCTAG
- a CDS encoding glutamate synthase subunit beta, translated as MADPSGFLKYTHRELPQRRPVPLRLKDWNEVYQEFNDDTLREQATRCMDCGIPFCHNGCPLGNLIPEWNDLVRRGRWRDAIERLHATNNFPDFTGRLCPAPCEPACVLGINQDPVTIKQIELEIIDHAFDEGFVEPKPPTLLTGKTVAVIGSGPAGLAAAQQLTRAGHSVTVFERADRIGGLLRYGIPEFKMEKRVLDRRLDQMRAEGTEFRAGVDVGVDITAEQLLADFDAVVLAGGATDWRDLPIPGRELDGIHQAMEYLPWGNRVQEGDDVLGPDGEPPITAKGKKVVIIGGGDTGADCLGTAHRQGAASIHQFEIMPRPPEARAESTPWPTYPLMYRVSSAHEEGGERVFSVNTEEFIGKDGHLTALKVHEVAMQDGKFVKVEGSDFELEADVVFLAMGFVGPEKAGLLTDLDVKLTDRGNVARGADYETSVPGVYVAGDMGRGQSLIVWAIAEGRAAAASVDRYLMGSTALPAPIKPTAAPLQ; from the coding sequence ATGGCTGATCCGAGTGGCTTCCTCAAGTACACGCATCGGGAGCTGCCGCAACGCCGGCCTGTCCCGCTGCGGTTGAAGGACTGGAACGAGGTCTACCAGGAGTTCAACGACGACACCCTGCGCGAGCAGGCGACCCGTTGCATGGACTGCGGTATTCCCTTCTGTCACAACGGTTGTCCGTTGGGTAACTTGATCCCTGAGTGGAACGACTTGGTGCGCAGGGGCCGATGGCGCGATGCGATCGAGCGGCTGCACGCCACCAACAACTTCCCCGACTTCACCGGCCGGCTGTGTCCGGCGCCGTGCGAGCCGGCGTGCGTGCTGGGCATCAACCAGGATCCGGTGACGATCAAGCAGATCGAGCTGGAGATCATCGATCACGCCTTCGACGAGGGCTTCGTCGAGCCGAAGCCGCCTACGCTGCTGACCGGGAAGACGGTGGCCGTAATCGGTTCGGGCCCGGCCGGATTGGCCGCCGCCCAGCAGCTCACCCGGGCAGGACACAGCGTCACCGTCTTCGAGCGGGCCGATCGCATCGGTGGACTGCTGCGCTATGGCATTCCGGAATTCAAGATGGAAAAGCGCGTCCTCGACCGTCGACTCGACCAAATGCGGGCTGAGGGAACCGAATTCCGCGCGGGCGTGGACGTCGGAGTCGACATCACCGCCGAACAACTGCTCGCCGACTTCGACGCGGTGGTGCTGGCCGGCGGCGCCACCGATTGGCGTGACCTGCCGATTCCGGGGCGTGAATTGGACGGCATCCACCAGGCGATGGAGTACCTGCCGTGGGGCAACCGCGTGCAGGAGGGCGACGACGTGCTGGGTCCCGACGGGGAACCGCCGATCACCGCCAAGGGGAAGAAGGTCGTCATCATCGGCGGCGGCGACACCGGGGCCGACTGCCTGGGCACCGCGCACCGGCAAGGGGCGGCCAGCATCCACCAGTTCGAGATCATGCCGCGGCCACCGGAGGCGCGGGCCGAGTCCACGCCGTGGCCGACTTACCCGCTGATGTACCGGGTCTCATCGGCGCACGAAGAGGGCGGCGAGCGGGTGTTCTCGGTCAACACCGAGGAGTTCATCGGCAAGGACGGGCACCTGACCGCACTCAAGGTTCACGAAGTGGCGATGCAGGACGGCAAGTTCGTCAAGGTCGAGGGCTCCGATTTCGAGCTCGAGGCGGACGTGGTGTTCCTGGCGATGGGCTTCGTCGGCCCGGAGAAGGCAGGTCTGCTCACCGACCTCGACGTGAAGCTCACCGACCGCGGCAACGTCGCGCGCGGCGCCGATTACGAGACCTCGGTGCCCGGCGTTTACGTTGCCGGAGACATGGGCCGGGGCCAGTCGCTGATCGTCTGGGCGATAGCCGAGGGTAGGGCGGCCGCGGCGAGTGTGGACCGGTATTTGATGGGGTCAACCGCGCTTCCCGCGCCCATCAAGCCGACGGCCGCACCGCTTCAGTAG
- a CDS encoding YoaK family protein has product MPPPDKGRESGLPREGLLLGYSAVLALSAGFVNAVALLILALPVGNLTAITTQLGMNTANPWLYEGHVLAAILFGFLAGATMAGAVLAPTEALAGPRHAVVLFTEAALLVLAAAGVEDTFVKAEINELGIEQTAVQAMFAATALGLQNAMTSSFRGMAIRTTHFTGTVTDLGLMLGRSRQDGIQKWKAAILVTTLVLFLGGGIAGIMFGVHLGGYSLLIPAATCAIVAGANVLHSRGGSDEPVPEAAEAARA; this is encoded by the coding sequence ATGCCGCCGCCGGACAAAGGCCGCGAAAGCGGCCTGCCTCGCGAAGGTCTCCTGCTCGGTTATAGCGCGGTACTCGCGCTATCCGCGGGCTTCGTCAACGCGGTAGCCCTGCTGATTTTGGCGTTGCCGGTCGGCAACCTCACCGCGATCACCACCCAGCTGGGCATGAACACGGCCAATCCCTGGCTCTATGAAGGCCACGTGCTCGCCGCGATCTTGTTCGGCTTCCTGGCGGGCGCGACCATGGCCGGGGCGGTTCTCGCCCCCACCGAAGCCCTGGCGGGCCCGCGCCACGCCGTCGTGCTCTTCACCGAGGCGGCGCTGCTCGTGCTGGCCGCGGCCGGCGTCGAAGATACCTTCGTCAAGGCGGAGATCAACGAGCTGGGGATTGAGCAAACCGCCGTGCAGGCCATGTTCGCCGCCACCGCACTCGGCTTGCAAAATGCGATGACTTCCAGTTTTCGCGGCATGGCGATCCGCACTACCCACTTCACCGGCACCGTCACCGACCTGGGTCTGATGCTCGGCCGCAGCCGGCAAGACGGGATCCAGAAGTGGAAGGCCGCGATCCTCGTGACGACGCTGGTGCTGTTCTTGGGCGGCGGCATCGCCGGGATCATGTTCGGCGTTCACTTGGGCGGCTACTCGCTGCTCATACCGGCCGCCACCTGCGCGATCGTGGCCGGAGCCAACGTGCTACACAGCCGTGGCGGCAGCGACGAACCCGTTCCCGAGGCGGCGGAAGCGGCGCGGGCCTGA
- a CDS encoding LLM class F420-dependent oxidoreductase encodes MRFAFKTSPQNTTWAGMLAVWQAADDIDVFESGWTFDHFYPIFSDSTGPCLEGWTTLTALAQATKRLRLGTLVTGVHYRHPAVLANMAAALDVISDGRLELGIGAGWNEEESGAYGIELGSIRERFDRFEEACQVLISLLSQETTNFDGKYYQLKDARNEPKGPQRPHPPICIGGSGEKRTLPLTARYAQHWNFAGGTPEEFTRKRDVLAARCADIGRDPKEITMSAHVRLGDDLDYGQVIETAAGLGAEGLDLGIVYLPPPHDPAVLEPLAEAIRDSGLLSAK; translated from the coding sequence ATGCGATTCGCGTTCAAAACCTCACCGCAAAACACCACCTGGGCCGGCATGCTCGCCGTCTGGCAGGCCGCCGACGATATCGACGTCTTTGAGTCAGGGTGGACGTTCGACCACTTCTACCCGATCTTTTCCGACAGCACCGGCCCGTGCCTGGAGGGGTGGACCACGCTGACCGCGCTGGCGCAGGCCACCAAGCGGCTGCGGCTGGGCACCCTGGTCACCGGCGTCCATTACCGGCACCCCGCGGTGCTGGCGAATATGGCCGCCGCCCTCGACGTGATCTCCGACGGAAGGCTCGAACTCGGGATCGGTGCCGGCTGGAACGAGGAAGAGTCCGGCGCCTACGGCATCGAACTCGGCAGCATCAGGGAACGGTTCGACCGGTTCGAGGAAGCCTGTCAGGTGCTGATCAGCCTGCTCAGCCAGGAGACGACCAACTTCGACGGCAAGTATTACCAGCTCAAGGACGCCCGCAACGAGCCCAAGGGACCGCAGCGCCCACACCCGCCGATCTGCATCGGCGGCAGCGGGGAGAAGCGCACGCTGCCGCTGACCGCGCGCTATGCCCAGCACTGGAATTTTGCCGGCGGGACGCCCGAGGAGTTCACCCGCAAGCGCGACGTGCTGGCGGCGCGCTGCGCGGACATCGGGCGCGACCCGAAGGAAATCACCATGTCGGCCCACGTTCGCCTCGGCGACGACCTCGACTACGGACAGGTCATCGAGACGGCGGCCGGGCTGGGGGCCGAGGGGCTGGACTTGGGAATCGTCTACCTGCCCCCGCCGCACGACCCGGCCGTGCTGGAACCGCTGGCCGAGGCGATCCGGGATTCGGGGTTGCTGTCGGCGAAATGA
- a CDS encoding copper resistance CopC family protein has product MTRLAVVAWAGLLLAAMLLTATLTAQVASAHATRVSAEPADNAVLATGPDRVSATFNERLQTTFAAMTVVGPDGNVWSTGDTTVQGAVVGIALRPLGPTGTYTVNYRVTSADGHVVSGSWSFRLTVAGTGTPGPAAATSDAGHGIPVWPFVAVAVVIVGAGLLWTLRRKP; this is encoded by the coding sequence ATGACCCGGCTGGCCGTCGTCGCCTGGGCGGGCCTGCTGCTCGCCGCCATGCTGTTGACCGCGACGCTGACGGCACAAGTCGCGTCGGCGCATGCCACCCGGGTGTCCGCCGAGCCCGCCGACAATGCGGTTCTCGCGACCGGTCCGGACCGAGTCAGCGCCACCTTCAACGAGCGATTGCAGACCACCTTCGCCGCCATGACCGTCGTCGGACCGGACGGCAACGTCTGGTCCACCGGTGACACCACGGTGCAGGGCGCGGTCGTCGGCATCGCGCTGCGCCCGCTCGGACCGACGGGCACCTACACGGTGAACTACCGGGTGACGTCCGCCGATGGCCATGTGGTGTCCGGGTCGTGGTCGTTTCGGCTGACAGTGGCCGGTACCGGCACACCGGGACCCGCGGCCGCTACCAGCGACGCCGGCCACGGCATCCCCGTCTGGCCGTTCGTCGCGGTGGCCGTCGTGATCGTCGGCGCGGGCCTGTTGTGGACGCTGCGCCGCAAGCCCTGA
- a CDS encoding flavin-containing monooxygenase, which produces MTEHLDVVIVGAGISGVSAAWHLQDRCPTKSYAILERRDDLGGTWDLFKYPGIRSDSDMFTLGFRFKPWRSAKSIAEGADIKAYIKEAAVENGIDRHIRYRHRVVSGDWSDADNQWTLTVESDGQQHEITCSFLLACTGYYNYDEGYSPAFPGAEDFGGTIVHPQHWPEDLDYAGKKIVVIGSGATAITLIPALVNSGSGHVTMLQRSPTYIGSLPGVDPFAERANRLLPERLAHIANRWKAIIFSTFQYQLARKRPAYMRNLLMTMAQRRLPKGYDVEKHFGPSYNVWDQRLCLAPDGDFFRAIRHGKADVVTDTIERFTKNGIKLASGEELQADIIVTATGLNMQLLGGVQPTRNGEAFDLTSLMTYKGLMFSGVPNFAITFGYTNASWTLKADLVSEFVCRLLNYMDANGFDNVEPQRPGKDVDELPFMDFSPGYLLRSVHLLPKSGSREPWRLKQNYLLDMRTIRRGKVADEGLRFAKKRARVTV; this is translated from the coding sequence ATGACTGAGCACCTGGACGTCGTCATCGTGGGCGCTGGCATCTCCGGCGTGAGCGCGGCCTGGCACCTGCAGGACCGCTGCCCGACCAAGAGCTACGCCATCCTGGAGCGCCGCGACGATCTCGGCGGCACCTGGGACCTGTTCAAATATCCGGGCATCCGGTCCGACTCGGACATGTTCACGCTCGGGTTCCGGTTCAAGCCGTGGCGCTCGGCGAAGTCGATCGCCGAGGGTGCCGACATCAAGGCCTACATCAAGGAAGCCGCGGTCGAGAACGGCATCGATCGGCACATCCGCTACCGCCACCGCGTGGTGAGCGGGGATTGGTCCGACGCCGACAACCAGTGGACCCTGACCGTCGAGAGCGACGGCCAACAGCACGAGATCACCTGCTCCTTCTTGCTGGCCTGCACCGGCTACTACAACTACGACGAGGGATACTCACCGGCGTTCCCCGGCGCCGAAGATTTCGGGGGCACCATCGTCCATCCGCAGCATTGGCCGGAGGACCTCGACTACGCGGGCAAGAAGATCGTCGTGATCGGGTCCGGCGCGACCGCGATCACGCTGATCCCGGCCCTGGTGAATTCCGGCTCGGGCCATGTGACGATGCTGCAGCGCTCGCCGACCTACATCGGCTCACTGCCCGGGGTCGACCCCTTCGCCGAGCGGGCCAACCGGCTGCTGCCGGAGCGCTTGGCGCACATCGCAAATCGCTGGAAGGCCATCATCTTCAGCACCTTCCAGTATCAGCTGGCCCGTAAGCGCCCCGCCTACATGCGCAACCTGCTGATGACGATGGCGCAGCGACGCCTGCCCAAGGGCTACGACGTGGAGAAGCACTTCGGGCCGAGCTACAACGTGTGGGACCAGCGGCTCTGCCTGGCTCCGGACGGCGACTTCTTCCGGGCCATCCGGCACGGCAAGGCCGACGTCGTCACAGACACCATCGAGCGGTTCACCAAAAACGGAATCAAGCTCGCCTCGGGCGAGGAACTGCAAGCCGACATCATCGTCACCGCAACGGGTTTGAACATGCAGTTGCTCGGCGGGGTGCAGCCCACCCGCAACGGCGAGGCCTTCGATCTGACGTCGTTGATGACCTACAAGGGCCTGATGTTCTCCGGGGTGCCGAACTTCGCGATCACCTTCGGCTACACGAACGCGTCCTGGACATTGAAGGCCGACCTGGTCTCAGAATTCGTCTGCCGCTTGCTGAACTACATGGACGCCAACGGCTTTGACAATGTGGAGCCGCAGCGTCCCGGCAAGGACGTCGACGAACTGCCGTTCATGGACTTCAGCCCCGGCTACCTGCTGCGGTCGGTACATTTGCTGCCCAAGTCGGGATCGCGCGAGCCGTGGCGGCTCAAACAGAACTATCTGCTCGACATGCGCACGATCCGCCGCGGCAAGGTCGCCGACGAGGGCCTGCGATTCGCGAAAAAGCGTGCGCGAGTAACGGTTTAG
- the dinB gene encoding DNA polymerase IV: MFVRCDASILHADLDSFYASVEQRDDPTLRGRPVIVGGGVVLAASYEAKAYGVRTAMGGRQARRLCPDAVVVPPRMSAYSRASDAVFDVFRDVTPIVEPLSVDEAFLDVGGLRRVSGTPVQIAEQLRVDVRDRVGLPITVGIARTKFLAKVASQEAKPDGLLLVAPDGELAFLRPLPVRRLWGVGAVTADKLHGYGITTVADVAELSESTLASLLGGAMGRQLYALSRNIDRRRVNTGVHRRSVGAQRALGRAGNRMSPNEIDAVVVNLIDRITARMRGAGRTGRTVVLRLRFDDFTRATRSHTLPWATSSTQPILAAARQLVASATPAIAQRGLTLVGFAVSGIDRSGAQQLMLPFQEESLAVDAAVDQIRQRFGKSALTRGVLIGRDSGIEMPRLPD; the protein is encoded by the coding sequence ATGTTCGTGCGGTGTGATGCGTCCATCCTGCACGCGGACCTTGACTCGTTCTACGCATCCGTGGAACAGCGTGACGATCCGACGCTTCGCGGTCGCCCGGTGATCGTGGGCGGCGGCGTCGTGCTGGCCGCCAGCTACGAGGCCAAGGCCTACGGCGTACGCACCGCGATGGGCGGCAGGCAGGCCCGGCGCCTATGCCCCGATGCCGTCGTGGTGCCACCGCGCATGTCGGCCTATTCGCGCGCCAGCGACGCGGTCTTCGACGTGTTCCGCGACGTCACCCCGATCGTGGAGCCGCTGTCGGTGGACGAGGCGTTCCTCGACGTCGGCGGCTTGCGGCGGGTCTCCGGCACGCCGGTCCAGATCGCCGAACAACTGCGAGTCGACGTGCGGGATCGGGTCGGACTGCCGATCACCGTCGGCATCGCCCGCACCAAATTCCTGGCCAAAGTCGCCAGTCAGGAGGCCAAGCCGGACGGACTGCTGCTGGTGGCGCCCGATGGCGAGCTGGCGTTCCTGCGACCGTTGCCGGTGCGCCGATTGTGGGGCGTGGGCGCGGTGACCGCCGACAAGCTGCACGGCTACGGCATCACGACGGTGGCCGATGTCGCCGAGCTCAGCGAATCGACGCTGGCCTCGTTGCTGGGCGGCGCGATGGGCCGCCAGTTGTATGCGCTGTCGCGCAATATCGACCGGCGCCGGGTCAACACCGGGGTGCATCGCCGGTCGGTGGGCGCCCAGCGGGCATTGGGGCGCGCCGGAAATCGCATGTCGCCCAACGAGATCGACGCGGTCGTGGTCAACCTGATCGACCGCATCACGGCCCGGATGCGCGGCGCCGGGCGCACGGGTCGCACCGTGGTGCTGCGCCTGCGGTTCGACGACTTCACCCGGGCAACCCGGTCGCACACCTTGCCGTGGGCGACGTCGTCGACGCAGCCCATCCTGGCCGCCGCCCGGCAGCTGGTCGCGTCGGCCACACCCGCGATCGCCCAACGCGGGTTGACCCTGGTCGGTTTTGCGGTGTCGGGCATCGATCGCAGCGGTGCCCAGCAGCTGATGCTGCCGTTTCAGGAGGAGTCGCTTGCGGTAGACGCCGCGGTCGACCAGATCCGCCAGCGGTTCGGAAAATCCGCCCTGACCCGCGGGGTGTTAATCGGGCGCGATTCGGGTATAGAGATGCCGCGACTACCAGACTGA
- a CDS encoding PHP domain-containing protein, which produces MDPVAALRQIAYYKDRSRQDPKRVMAYRNAADIVEGLDDSERERHGQANSWQTLPGIGPKTAKVIAQAWAGREPDALVELRSEATDLGGGELRTALRGDLHLHSNWSDGSAPIEEMMATAAALGHEYCALTDHSPRLTIANGLSPERLRKQLDVIDGLRDKFAPMRILTGIEVDILDDGSLDQEPELLERLDVVVASVHSKLSMDSAAMTRRMVRAVSDGHADVLGHCTGRLVAGNRGIRPESKFDAEKVFTACRDHGTAVEINSRPERRDPPTRLLNLALEIGCVFSIDTDAHAPGQLDFLGYGAQRALNAGVPVERIVNTWPADKLLAWTGSN; this is translated from the coding sequence ATGGACCCGGTAGCCGCTCTTCGGCAGATCGCCTACTACAAGGACCGCAGCCGCCAGGACCCGAAGCGCGTCATGGCGTATCGCAACGCCGCCGATATCGTCGAGGGTCTCGACGACTCCGAGCGCGAGCGTCACGGGCAGGCCAACAGCTGGCAGACGTTGCCCGGCATCGGGCCCAAGACCGCGAAGGTCATCGCCCAGGCCTGGGCCGGCCGCGAGCCCGATGCGCTGGTTGAATTGCGGTCTGAGGCAACCGATCTTGGCGGCGGCGAGTTGCGTACCGCGCTACGTGGAGACCTGCACCTGCATTCGAACTGGTCGGACGGGTCGGCGCCGATCGAGGAGATGATGGCCACCGCGGCGGCCCTGGGCCACGAGTACTGCGCGTTGACCGATCATTCGCCCCGGTTGACGATTGCCAACGGCCTGTCGCCGGAGCGGTTGCGCAAACAGCTCGACGTGATCGACGGGTTGCGGGACAAGTTCGCGCCGATGCGCATCCTCACCGGTATCGAGGTCGACATCCTCGACGACGGCAGCCTGGATCAGGAGCCCGAACTGCTGGAACGCCTCGACGTCGTGGTGGCCAGTGTGCACTCCAAACTGTCGATGGATTCGGCGGCGATGACCCGCCGGATGGTGCGTGCCGTCTCCGACGGGCATGCCGATGTGCTGGGCCATTGCACGGGCCGGTTGGTTGCCGGCAACCGTGGCATCCGGCCGGAATCGAAATTCGACGCCGAGAAGGTCTTCACCGCCTGCCGCGACCACGGCACCGCGGTCGAGATCAACTCCCGTCCCGAACGCCGCGACCCGCCGACCCGGCTGCTCAACCTGGCGCTGGAAATCGGCTGCGTGTTCAGCATCGACACCGACGCGCACGCCCCCGGCCAATTGGACTTCCTGGGTTACGGTGCCCAGCGCGCGCTGAATGCCGGCGTCCCGGTCGAGCGGATCGTCAACACCTGGCCGGCCGACAAGCTACTTGCGTGGACCGGATCCAACTAG
- a CDS encoding nucleoid-structuring protein H-NS → MADPQDQPNSETNGAATPPEHTPPAEAAKKAPAKKAPAKKAPAKKAVAKKAPAKKAPAKKAPAKSTAPAPPKPPDAQQTPQPMLEPNGEISAAAKDAAAQAKSTVDGANNPVSTNIPQSAPGQSSLPLVIAVALSLLAILLIRQLRRR, encoded by the coding sequence ATGGCAGACCCTCAAGATCAACCCAACAGCGAAACCAACGGCGCAGCGACGCCGCCGGAGCACACGCCCCCCGCCGAGGCCGCCAAAAAAGCACCCGCAAAGAAAGCACCGGCGAAGAAAGCACCCGCGAAAAAGGCCGTCGCAAAGAAGGCCCCCGCGAAGAAAGCACCCGCAAAGAAGGCACCCGCTAAAAGCACTGCGCCCGCACCGCCGAAGCCGCCGGACGCGCAGCAGACTCCACAGCCCATGCTCGAGCCCAATGGTGAAATTTCCGCCGCCGCTAAAGATGCTGCAGCACAAGCGAAGTCCACAGTGGACGGCGCCAACAACCCAGTCTCCACGAACATTCCGCAATCAGCACCCGGCCAGTCGTCGTTACCGCTGGTGATCGCCGTCGCGCTAAGCCTGCTCGCGATCCTGCTGATCCGGCAGCTGCGGCGGCGCTGA
- a CDS encoding YcnI family protein, giving the protein MPFRDKLIPRALIVVAAAATLYVGAASTTAPAWAHVHASSDNPARGAMAIVTFQVPNESDKGAATTALTVTLPNVASARTEAMPGWTAKLDRDAAAGTVHSVTWTAAPGGGIGPDQFALFRISVKLPDTDTVSFPATQTYADGSVVKWDQQPLPDGGEPEHPAPMLTLGAGSGAPHEHHHSGMPSDHGAPTSGDNIARVLGGAALVVAALGIALVLVRRPRT; this is encoded by the coding sequence ATGCCATTCCGCGACAAGTTGATTCCGCGCGCCCTGATTGTCGTCGCGGCTGCCGCCACGCTTTACGTCGGCGCGGCGAGCACCACCGCGCCGGCCTGGGCGCACGTCCATGCCAGCAGCGACAACCCTGCCCGCGGCGCCATGGCGATCGTGACCTTTCAGGTGCCCAACGAATCCGACAAGGGCGCCGCAACCACGGCGCTGACCGTCACGCTGCCCAATGTCGCGTCCGCGCGCACCGAAGCCATGCCCGGGTGGACGGCCAAGCTCGACCGCGACGCGGCAGCCGGCACCGTGCATTCGGTGACCTGGACCGCGGCGCCGGGGGGCGGCATCGGTCCCGACCAGTTCGCGCTGTTCCGGATCTCGGTGAAACTGCCCGACACCGATACCGTCAGCTTCCCGGCCACCCAGACCTATGCCGACGGGTCGGTCGTCAAATGGGACCAGCAGCCACTGCCCGACGGCGGCGAGCCCGAGCATCCGGCACCCATGCTGACACTCGGCGCCGGGTCGGGCGCCCCGCACGAGCACCACCATTCGGGCATGCCCTCCGACCACGGCGCACCGACGTCCGGCGACAACATCGCGCGGGTGTTGGGCGGAGCCGCCTTGGTCGTGGCCGCGCTGGGCATCGCCCTGGTGCTGGTCCGCCGTCCCAGGACATGA